In the genome of Leptospira terpstrae serovar Hualin str. LT 11-33 = ATCC 700639, one region contains:
- a CDS encoding LolA family protein, with the protein MRNFLPKFSIVVLFFVQTGYLWAEEGRDRLNAVIGKMYSLESFRASVTINGGLTGVVSFKSPNQLHVRFSDGRIISSNGRILWFYNPDSSIAGKQDLKGVSGGLGGLLSGYENVSVSGKTFRLTSNTKRYNEIILVVSDNDLPRVLKMKRSDEEITEVAFSGIATNIGLGTGLFNFQPPTSSQIVENPLNQKE; encoded by the coding sequence TTGAGGAATTTCCTTCCAAAATTTTCGATTGTTGTTCTTTTCTTTGTCCAAACGGGTTACCTTTGGGCAGAGGAAGGAAGAGATCGTCTGAATGCCGTCATCGGCAAAATGTATTCTCTCGAAAGTTTTCGAGCCTCAGTCACCATCAACGGTGGACTCACTGGAGTCGTTTCTTTCAAAAGTCCCAACCAACTCCATGTACGTTTCAGCGATGGTAGAATCATTTCTTCTAATGGAAGGATTCTGTGGTTTTACAATCCTGACTCATCGATTGCCGGCAAACAGGACCTAAAAGGTGTTTCTGGCGGACTTGGCGGTCTACTCTCTGGCTATGAAAATGTGTCAGTAAGTGGCAAAACTTTTCGTCTTACTTCTAATACGAAACGATATAATGAAATTATCTTGGTTGTTTCCGATAACGACCTCCCTCGTGTACTCAAAATGAAACGTTCCGACGAAGAAATTACTGAAGTGGCTTTCTCAGGAATCGCTACTAATATTGGTCTCGGAACTGGACTATTCAACTTCCAACCACCCACAAGCTCACAAATTGTTGAGAACCCTCTCAACCAAAAGGAGTAA
- a CDS encoding adenylate/guanylate cyclase domain-containing protein, producing MFHSLVKAIRSVYCIRDQFPRYMSELLFQEEQMGALFAVRFRYVIGVALLASAIANLSNIDSVFGYLTNFVAITFYFINTFVHSQILKKSKGHWKTKYDYISLFIDNLLISITIFNWYILKGQGNPNFLVKTPLVVFYLLPLSLCLFQYRFSLVNFSFVCFLISYYGFILFTLVDSHSVIGYDWHQYVLGNEIILSDALVSKPAVYLILVFAISYAIFRSLRMLLKFASAESQKITLSRYFSPDLVAEIVSEPEVIAKGKRQKVTVLFSDIRGFTQFSEPMDPEELSIFLTEFRRRMVRAIFQYKGSLDKFIGDAVMATFGTPSASETEGEDSKNAVLAAKSMLNELDQWNQERVAEGLKEIKIGIGIHTGEVFCGSIGSEDRMEYTVIGDTVNTASRIESACKDLGVSFLISEAVWMETGSPVGWDKKESVTLPGREQKINLYAPNMA from the coding sequence ATGTTCCATTCCCTTGTTAAGGCCATTCGATCTGTCTACTGTATCCGAGACCAGTTTCCCCGCTATATGTCGGAACTTTTATTCCAAGAAGAACAAATGGGCGCATTATTTGCCGTTCGGTTTCGGTATGTGATTGGAGTGGCTCTTTTGGCGAGTGCCATAGCCAATTTGAGTAATATCGATTCGGTTTTTGGTTACTTAACCAACTTTGTTGCGATCACCTTTTACTTTATCAATACTTTTGTCCATTCTCAAATTTTAAAAAAAAGTAAAGGACATTGGAAAACAAAATATGATTACATTAGTTTGTTTATCGATAACCTTCTCATCTCCATTACTATTTTTAATTGGTATATTTTGAAAGGACAAGGAAATCCCAACTTCCTCGTTAAAACTCCCTTAGTTGTCTTTTATCTACTTCCATTGTCACTTTGTTTGTTCCAATATCGATTTTCTCTCGTAAACTTTTCCTTTGTTTGTTTTCTGATTAGTTATTATGGTTTCATCTTGTTTACGTTAGTTGATTCTCATTCCGTGATTGGATATGATTGGCACCAGTATGTTTTAGGAAATGAAATCATTCTGTCCGATGCACTTGTATCAAAACCTGCAGTTTATCTTATTTTAGTTTTTGCTATCTCTTATGCTATTTTTCGTAGCCTAAGAATGTTACTTAAATTTGCTTCCGCAGAATCTCAAAAAATCACATTATCACGTTATTTTTCCCCGGATTTAGTAGCTGAAATTGTTTCGGAACCTGAAGTGATTGCCAAGGGTAAAAGACAGAAGGTAACAGTTCTCTTTAGTGATATCCGCGGGTTTACTCAATTTTCGGAACCAATGGATCCAGAAGAACTTTCTATTTTCTTAACAGAATTTCGTCGTCGTATGGTGCGAGCGATATTTCAATACAAGGGAAGTTTAGACAAATTCATTGGGGATGCCGTGATGGCAACTTTTGGAACACCTTCAGCTTCGGAAACTGAAGGAGAAGATTCAAAAAATGCAGTTCTTGCCGCAAAGTCTATGTTAAACGAATTGGACCAATGGAATCAAGAACGAGTCGCAGAAGGTTTAAAAGAAATTAAAATTGGAATTGGGATCCATACTGGAGAAGTGTTTTGCGGAAGTATAGGTTCGGAAGATAGGATGGAATACACGGTGATTGGTGATACCGTCAACACAGCCTCTCGAATTGAATCCGCTTGCAAAGACCTAGGAGTTTCATTTTTGATTTCCGAAGCAGTTTGGATGGAAACAGGTTCGCCGGTCGGTTGGGATAAAAAAGAGTCTGTGACACTACCTGGAAGAGAACAAAAGATTAATCTTTATGCACCAAACATGGCTTAA
- a CDS encoding LIC10362 family protein produces the protein MWLLIIHALALFTFVLLYAFRFRKLVPNPEQNILLQIQAATKDWKSTHHLVLLISFALFLLLPLTLGFTFYLKTDANVVVVIVWIIWAYNWSKYTFWRE, from the coding sequence ATGTGGTTACTCATCATCCATGCGCTTGCACTTTTCACTTTTGTCCTCCTCTACGCTTTCCGATTTCGAAAATTAGTGCCAAATCCCGAACAAAATATCCTCCTACAAATCCAAGCGGCCACCAAAGACTGGAAATCCACTCACCACTTGGTTCTACTCATCAGTTTTGCCCTCTTTCTCCTCCTCCCACTGACCTTGGGATTTACCTTTTACCTCAAGACTGATGCAAACGTCGTTGTCGTCATCGTTTGGATCATTTGGGCCTACAATTGGAGTAAATACACGTTCTGGAGAGAATAA
- a CDS encoding electron transfer flavoprotein subunit beta/FixA family protein has translation MKIVVLVKQVPDTETNIKVGDKSINEAGVKWIISPYDEFAIEEGIRIREKSGGEVIAVSLGPDRAVEALRTAYAMGVDRAVHVKVDDYVTFDSTYTSELLANLIKAENADVVIGGRQSIDTDSSQVVVQIAERLNVPHVAMALKLEFDGNKVTATREIEGGTEVVETTAPLAVTAQKGLNEPRYPSLKGIMSAKKKPVDVKKPEELGATGSKLEVVSLEPPPPRIAGRKLEAADAQGFASQLVKALREEAKVI, from the coding sequence ATGAAAATTGTTGTTCTAGTAAAGCAGGTTCCGGATACGGAAACCAATATCAAGGTCGGTGACAAATCGATCAACGAAGCTGGCGTAAAATGGATCATCTCTCCTTATGATGAATTTGCAATCGAAGAGGGAATCAGAATTCGTGAAAAAAGCGGTGGAGAAGTCATCGCAGTGTCCCTCGGTCCAGACCGTGCAGTAGAGGCACTTCGTACTGCCTACGCTATGGGTGTAGACAGAGCCGTTCATGTAAAAGTGGATGACTATGTAACTTTTGATTCTACATACACTTCCGAACTTCTTGCGAATCTCATTAAAGCAGAAAACGCAGATGTAGTCATCGGTGGTCGTCAATCAATCGACACTGACAGCTCACAAGTTGTTGTTCAAATTGCTGAGAGATTAAATGTTCCTCACGTAGCTATGGCCCTCAAACTTGAGTTTGACGGAAACAAAGTAACTGCAACTCGAGAAATCGAAGGTGGAACTGAAGTTGTAGAAACTACAGCTCCTCTAGCAGTGACTGCTCAAAAAGGTTTGAATGAACCAAGATACCCAAGTTTAAAAGGGATCATGTCTGCGAAGAAAAAACCGGTAGATGTAAAAAAACCGGAAGAACTCGGAGCAACAGGATCTAAACTCGAAGTAGTATCTCTTGAACCACCTCCTCCACGTATCGCTGGTCGAAAACTGGAAGCGGCAGATGCACAAGGTTTTGCATCTCAACTTGTAAAAGCTCTTCGCGAAGAAGCGAAGGTCATCTAA
- a CDS encoding electron transfer flavoprotein subunit alpha/FixB family protein — MADVLVVGELKNGELKKISKELTSAGRKIADSIGGKVHTVIITDNVDAFAGDLKAVGADTVIGANLGEFSPEGYANGIFAIIQEKKPAVVLIPHSAQGKEYSARVAIKANAGIVADAVGLSVDGGKVVAKKPIYSGKAYANFKVTSDIQIFTVRANSQEVTPKDGAGAVEKSGASAGEVRTKSLSKDLSGGNKVQLADASIIVSGGRGIKGPENWPIIQDLADTLGAALGASRATVDAGWISHSHQVGQTGKTVSPNCYIACGISGAIQHLAGMGSSKYIVAINKDGDAPIFKVATYGVVADLFEVVPALTSEFKKVLG, encoded by the coding sequence ATGGCTGATGTTTTAGTAGTTGGTGAATTAAAAAACGGCGAACTTAAAAAAATCTCAAAAGAACTAACTTCTGCAGGTCGCAAAATCGCGGACTCCATTGGTGGTAAAGTTCATACAGTAATCATTACTGACAACGTAGATGCGTTTGCCGGTGATTTGAAAGCGGTTGGTGCTGATACAGTCATCGGTGCAAACCTTGGTGAATTTTCTCCTGAAGGATATGCAAATGGAATTTTTGCAATCATCCAAGAGAAAAAACCAGCAGTAGTTCTAATCCCACACTCTGCACAAGGAAAAGAATACTCTGCAAGAGTAGCGATCAAAGCAAACGCTGGTATTGTTGCTGATGCAGTGGGTCTTTCTGTTGACGGTGGAAAAGTAGTAGCAAAGAAACCGATTTACTCTGGAAAAGCGTATGCAAATTTCAAAGTAACTTCTGACATCCAAATCTTTACAGTACGTGCAAACTCCCAAGAAGTAACTCCAAAAGACGGAGCGGGTGCTGTAGAAAAATCTGGAGCTTCCGCTGGCGAAGTAAGAACTAAGTCACTTTCTAAAGATCTTTCTGGTGGAAACAAAGTGCAACTTGCTGATGCTTCTATCATTGTATCTGGCGGACGCGGAATCAAAGGACCTGAAAACTGGCCTATCATCCAAGACCTCGCAGACACACTCGGTGCAGCACTTGGTGCTTCCCGTGCCACTGTAGATGCAGGATGGATTTCTCACTCTCACCAAGTAGGACAAACAGGTAAAACTGTCTCCCCTAACTGTTACATTGCTTGTGGTATCTCCGGAGCCATCCAACACTTAGCAGGTATGGGATCTTCCAAATACATCGTTGCCATCAACAAAGATGGAGATGCTCCTATTTTCAAAGTAGCAACTTACGGTGTGGTAGCTGACCTATTTGAAGTAGTGCCTGCACTTACTTCTGAGTTCAAAAAAGTATTGGGTTAA
- a CDS encoding HD-GYP domain-containing protein: protein MSTNDTNIVPREKLAKFELTEESLNSFRKNKNIPLDLYNKDGQILIHKKRNPTEADFGKLLKFEMQGLYFLISELKKTKTNGNDKAFLEPGRTTKLFDQEKTARFAKQSQALIEDLRKTSFSSDQAVFVQNSVNELLTDFTSNPDFELGIFNILEILGVAGVSVESELMTKRTVVAMGMKVRTRKIVNEGKEESNKKDHLSLMMASYLADVGYSRLDIKNNPKLTKEEYAVVQQHPIISYLMTLPAPEIDSHVRTLILNHHRPYRGNGVNNNFPDPRSLFTKLMSVRDKYNKEVGKERITQDIELQLHLQENNVTSSSFEEDIAILSLASEYASLTSNQPWRPAFKSSTALKMILNDSFFSYSNKNIRHLLDYVGSSLTNNENIVNFGDFVITASVDSERRAHFDVCIVLDVGRYQTRPKLQRICSINPVFQKGNKFKIADFDLHSIKIDRRKAIMDLALQAGTTRVIYIIDPELNPALHEAIYKINMAS from the coding sequence CTGAAGAGTCCCTAAATAGTTTCCGCAAAAATAAAAACATTCCACTTGATCTCTACAATAAAGACGGACAAATCCTAATCCATAAAAAAAGGAACCCTACAGAAGCGGATTTTGGTAAACTCCTTAAATTCGAAATGCAAGGGTTATACTTTCTTATTTCAGAATTAAAGAAAACCAAAACCAATGGGAATGATAAGGCATTTTTAGAGCCAGGTCGCACGACTAAATTATTTGATCAGGAAAAAACCGCTCGTTTCGCCAAACAGTCACAGGCTCTGATAGAAGACCTCCGCAAAACTTCTTTCTCGTCTGACCAGGCTGTTTTTGTTCAGAACTCAGTGAACGAACTACTCACCGACTTCACAAGTAATCCCGATTTCGAACTTGGTATCTTTAATATTTTAGAAATTCTAGGTGTGGCCGGTGTTTCTGTAGAATCAGAGCTTATGACCAAACGCACTGTCGTTGCCATGGGGATGAAAGTTCGAACAAGAAAGATTGTCAACGAAGGAAAAGAAGAGTCGAATAAAAAAGACCACCTGAGTCTTATGATGGCTAGTTATTTGGCTGATGTCGGATACTCAAGACTCGACATCAAAAACAATCCAAAACTCACAAAAGAAGAGTATGCTGTTGTCCAACAACACCCTATCATCAGTTATTTGATGACCCTACCCGCACCAGAAATTGATTCTCATGTACGCACACTTATTTTAAACCATCACAGACCTTATCGAGGGAATGGAGTGAACAACAACTTTCCAGATCCAAGATCACTCTTTACAAAACTAATGTCTGTTCGTGATAAATACAATAAAGAAGTGGGTAAGGAAAGGATCACTCAAGATATCGAACTCCAACTCCATTTACAAGAAAACAATGTCACATCCTCTAGTTTCGAAGAAGACATTGCCATACTTTCCCTTGCAAGTGAATATGCATCACTCACTTCCAATCAACCTTGGAGACCTGCATTCAAATCATCCACTGCATTAAAAATGATTTTAAATGATTCGTTTTTTTCTTATAGTAACAAAAACATCAGGCATCTGTTAGACTATGTTGGCAGTTCTCTCACGAACAATGAAAACATCGTCAACTTTGGTGACTTTGTCATTACAGCTTCTGTGGATTCAGAAAGACGTGCCCATTTCGATGTTTGTATTGTTCTCGATGTTGGTCGTTACCAAACACGCCCAAAACTCCAAAGAATTTGTAGCATCAATCCTGTTTTCCAAAAGGGAAACAAATTCAAAATTGCTGACTTCGATTTGCATAGTATCAAAATTGACCGTAGAAAGGCTATTATGGACCTTGCATTACAAGCGGGAACCACCAGAGTGATTTATATCATAGACCCAGAATTAAATCCGGCATTACACGAAGCCATTTACAAAATCAACATGGCATCTTAA